From Scleropages formosus chromosome 25, fSclFor1.1, whole genome shotgun sequence, a single genomic window includes:
- the btbd8 gene encoding AP2-interacting clathrin-endocytosis protein isoform X1: MKSDGLGGPGQTAVSGRVICNKPEDSEALKAKNCKDKAKVSKSGDSAGPTKARMAARPKPELNGTPKGEVLRRENSAASSSSISGLREPNGTKEKKPIPGTRPKATGGATTGQPKSTKTKRNMSGKEPLQSADVAVATPPLSTPTSGSVSPENNSSSPRSGTPGQESHSGHRPKTTAKASPRSPVTKMLQKSDSTKTNSTVSKANAKEAGRSKPPAASRTVQGSRAELRGRNTSTSQGESLGVKPASTGNSKKPASPRKEEGRESPKMSAGDQLISEVSKKKLAKATAAAAADAKTNGRSSKTHNLAGGKGSPRQKGVNESPTPKGSPKSMAHEKHPPAGPRKDLAKAKETSTQKGAASRCVGPNSRGPITEESRKAALEQGERSPSITTCQSSGNSQGTPLQTDVTRDQSKVLPTNHSMHMDADTATEGKLGPQTPGYVPTSCCPNVPKDKDAVMTPGSVEGSETPLEDSWSGLHHQVSPESESASAATTSSDDIKPRSEDYDAGGSQDDDGSNDRGVSKCGTMLCHDFLGRSSSDTSTPEELKMYDAGLRAELRLRAREAGDPFHGHSTSEEEVPRHRPRSWLRHNDAPVEEEACEEDTTVTVKNIPDHQLFSSDEEEETEDDRSEMEVPEEAPLPSADLSPRQFQGIVNLAFEDIGEQENEPAGYQSASNFRRSVLLSVDECEELGSEEGGAQTPPHHPNSLAPHCDVFDGTNLDRAKTAHGSSHSTAKQGPESTLHKDNGVEQEHKHSLFLTEVRETPQEERDPTEPSDLRPQERPCHLDLQCSEQYADAPPRRIPSAGLSDGKKQDSHPDLCDQQSAESILSTQAPPSPAGDLHDCERLDQSCTYDRRPSKALSPIYEADVGEAFEQSLDADRCNVGRPLEPQEEDEEEKEQEKEADDDNEDDGSSHFAERDWTLLRQLLSEQESNLGIINCVPEDLNLAQYLIKQTLALSRDCLTPPLEQETFKRWAELISPLEDSGTSITVTSFSPEDAASPQGEWTIVELETHH; this comes from the exons ATGAAATCCGACGGGCTGGGTGGGCCCGGACAAACAGCTGTCTCAGGGAGGGTGATCTGCAACAAGCCTGAGGACAGCGAAGCCCTCAAGGCCAAGAACTGCAAAGACAAGGCTAAGGTGTCAAAGTCCGGCGACAGCGCTGGGCCCACCAAAGCTAGGATGGCTGCCAGACCAAAGCCTGAGCTCAACGGCACTCCCAAGGGAGAGGTCTTACGACGGGAAAACTCAGCAGCAAGCAGCAGCTCCATAAGTGGGCTCCGGGAGCCGAACGGTACCAAGGAGAAGAAACCAATCCCAGGTACTAGGCCCAAGGCCACGGGTGGTGCTACCACAGGCCAGCCAAAGTCCACAAAGACCAAGAGGAACATGTCTGGGAAGGAGCCACTGCAGAGCGCTGATGTGGCAGTGGCCACACCCCCTCTAAGTACCCCTACTTCTGGCAGCGTCTCACCTGAGAACAACTCAAGTAGCCCTCGCAGTGGAACGCCAGGTCAGGAAAGCCATTCCG GTCACAGGCCAAAGACCACTGCAAAGGCATCACCCAGGTCCCCCGTGACAAAGATGCTGCAGAAGTCCGATTCCACCAAGACGAACAG TACTGTGAGCAAGGCAAACGCAAAGGAGGCCGGCAGGTCCAAGCCCCCAGCAGCAAGCCGCACGGTCCAGGGGTCCCGAGCAGAGCTACGAGGGAGGAACACATCCACCTCACAGGGAGAGAGCCTGG GGGTCAAGCCAGCTTCCACGGGGAATAGCAAGAAGCCTGCATCACCAAGGAAAGAGGAGGGCAGGGAGAGCCCTAAGATGTCAGCTGGAGACCAGCTGATCTCTGAAGTTTCTAAAAAGAAGCTGGCAAAggccacagctgctgctgcagccgaTGCTAAGACTAACGGGAGGTCTAGTAAAACTCACAATCTGGCGGGAGGCAAAGGGTCCCCAAGGCAGAAAGGTGTCAACGAGTCGCCCACACCAAAGGGCTCTCCCAAATCAATGGCACATGAGAAACACCCTCCTGCTGGGCCCAGGAAAGATTTAGCAAAAGCCAAGGAGACTTCAACCCAGAAAGGTGCAGCCAGCAGATGTGTGGGGCCCAACTCTCGCGGGCCCATCACCGAGGAATCACGGAAAGCAGCACTGGAGCAAGGTGAGAGATCACCCTCCATAACCACCTGCCAGAGCTCAGGTAACAGCCAGGGAACACCTCTCCAGACAGATGTGACCAGAGATCAGAGCAAGGTCCTTCCCACAAACCATTCCATGCACATGGATGCAGATACAGCCACAGAAGGGAAGCTTGGGCCGCAGACTCCAGGTTACgttcccacatcctgctgtccAAATGTACCCAAGGACAAAGATGCAGTGATGACTCCAGGCAGCGTAGAGGGATCTGAGACCCCTCTGGAGGACTCCTGGAGTGGCCTACACCATCAGGTCAGTCCTGAGTCAGAGTCTGCCAGTGCTGCCACCACCTCCTCGGATGATATTAAGCCTCGCTCGGAAGACTACGACGCAGGCGGTTCTCAGGATGACGATGGGTCCAATGACAGGGGCGTCTCCAAGTGTGGCACCATGCTGTGCCACGACTTTCTGGGCCGCAGCAGCAGCGACACAAGCACGCCCGAAGAGCTGAAGATGTATGACGCGGGGCTACGAGCCGAGTTGCGACTGCGAGCCCGTGAGGCCGGAGACCCTTTCCATGGCCACTCAACCAGCGAGGAAGAGGTGCCCCGCCACCGGCCACGGTCTTGGCTCCGCCACAATGATGCACCCGTTGAAGAGGAGGCATGCGAGGAGGACACTACCGTCACCGTCAAAAACATTCCAGACCACCAGCTGTTCTCGtctgatgaggaggaggagacagaggACGACCGCTCAGAAATGGAGGTCCCAGAGGAGGCCCCGCTGCCCTCTGCTGATCTCTCCCCTCGGCAATTCCAAGGCATCGTCAACCTGGCCTTTGAGGACATCGGCGAGCAGGAGAACGAACCAGCAGGCTACCAGTCGGCCTCTAACTTCCGCCGCTCCGTGCTGCTTTCTGTCGATGAATGTGAGGAGCTAGGATCTGAGGAAGGAGGGGCACAAACTCCTCCACACCACCCCAACAGCCTCGCCCCGCACTGTGATGTGTTCGATGGCACCAACCTTGACCGGGCCAAGACTGCTCATGGCTCCTCCCACTCCACAGCAAAGCAGGGCCCAGAAAGCACATTGCACAAGGACAATGGTGTGGAGCAGGAGCACAAGCACTCCTTGTTCCTGACAGAAGTGCGGGAGACCCCGCAGGAGGAACGTGATCCCACGGAGCCCAGTGACCTCCGGCCTCAGGAGAGGCCCTGCCATCTTGACCTCCAGTGCAGCGAGCAGTATGCAGACGCTCCTCCACGGCGGATCCCTTCGGCAGGACTCTCGGACGGCAAGAAACAGGACTCACATCCTGACTTGTGCGACCAGCAGTCAGCAGAGAGCATCCTTTCCACCCAAGCCCCGCCTTCCCCAGCAG GGGACTTACATGATTGTGAGAGATTGGATCAAAGCTGCACGTATGACCGCCGCCCATCCAAAGCCCTCTCCCCCATCTACGAGGCGGATGTGGGGGAGGCCTTTGAGCAGAGCTTGGACGCGGACAGGTGCAATGTGGGCCGGCCCCTGGAGCCGCAGgaagaggacgaggaggagaaggagcaggagaaggaggcgGACGACGATAACGAAGATGATGGGAGCAGCCATTTTGCAGAGCGGGACTGGACGCTGCTCCGTCAGCTGCTCTCGGAGCAGGAGTCCAACCTGGGGATCATTAACTGCGTCCCTGAGGACCTGAACCTGGCGCAGTACCTGATCAAGCAGACGTTGGCACTGTCGCGTGACTGCCTGACCCCGCCCCTGGAGCAGGAGACCTTCAAGAGGTGGGCGGAGCTCATTTCCCCTCTGGAGGACTCCGGAACCAGCATCACCGTGACCAGCTTCTCCCCAGAGGATGCCGCCTCACCCCAGGGAGAGTGGACCATCGTGGAGCTGGAAACTCACCACTGA
- the btbd8 gene encoding AP2-interacting clathrin-endocytosis protein isoform X2, whose product MKSDGLGGPGQTAVSGRVICNKPEDSEALKAKNCKDKAKVSKSGDSAGPTKARMAARPKPELNGTPKGEVLRRENSAASSSSISGLREPNGTKEKKPIPGTRPKATGGATTGQPKSTKTKRNMSGKEPLQSADVAVATPPLSTPTSGSVSPENNSSSPRSGTPGHRPKTTAKASPRSPVTKMLQKSDSTKTNSTVSKANAKEAGRSKPPAASRTVQGSRAELRGRNTSTSQGESLGVKPASTGNSKKPASPRKEEGRESPKMSAGDQLISEVSKKKLAKATAAAAADAKTNGRSSKTHNLAGGKGSPRQKGVNESPTPKGSPKSMAHEKHPPAGPRKDLAKAKETSTQKGAASRCVGPNSRGPITEESRKAALEQGERSPSITTCQSSGNSQGTPLQTDVTRDQSKVLPTNHSMHMDADTATEGKLGPQTPGYVPTSCCPNVPKDKDAVMTPGSVEGSETPLEDSWSGLHHQVSPESESASAATTSSDDIKPRSEDYDAGGSQDDDGSNDRGVSKCGTMLCHDFLGRSSSDTSTPEELKMYDAGLRAELRLRAREAGDPFHGHSTSEEEVPRHRPRSWLRHNDAPVEEEACEEDTTVTVKNIPDHQLFSSDEEEETEDDRSEMEVPEEAPLPSADLSPRQFQGIVNLAFEDIGEQENEPAGYQSASNFRRSVLLSVDECEELGSEEGGAQTPPHHPNSLAPHCDVFDGTNLDRAKTAHGSSHSTAKQGPESTLHKDNGVEQEHKHSLFLTEVRETPQEERDPTEPSDLRPQERPCHLDLQCSEQYADAPPRRIPSAGLSDGKKQDSHPDLCDQQSAESILSTQAPPSPAGDLHDCERLDQSCTYDRRPSKALSPIYEADVGEAFEQSLDADRCNVGRPLEPQEEDEEEKEQEKEADDDNEDDGSSHFAERDWTLLRQLLSEQESNLGIINCVPEDLNLAQYLIKQTLALSRDCLTPPLEQETFKRWAELISPLEDSGTSITVTSFSPEDAASPQGEWTIVELETHH is encoded by the exons ATGAAATCCGACGGGCTGGGTGGGCCCGGACAAACAGCTGTCTCAGGGAGGGTGATCTGCAACAAGCCTGAGGACAGCGAAGCCCTCAAGGCCAAGAACTGCAAAGACAAGGCTAAGGTGTCAAAGTCCGGCGACAGCGCTGGGCCCACCAAAGCTAGGATGGCTGCCAGACCAAAGCCTGAGCTCAACGGCACTCCCAAGGGAGAGGTCTTACGACGGGAAAACTCAGCAGCAAGCAGCAGCTCCATAAGTGGGCTCCGGGAGCCGAACGGTACCAAGGAGAAGAAACCAATCCCAGGTACTAGGCCCAAGGCCACGGGTGGTGCTACCACAGGCCAGCCAAAGTCCACAAAGACCAAGAGGAACATGTCTGGGAAGGAGCCACTGCAGAGCGCTGATGTGGCAGTGGCCACACCCCCTCTAAGTACCCCTACTTCTGGCAGCGTCTCACCTGAGAACAACTCAAGTAGCCCTCGCAGTGGAACGCCAG GTCACAGGCCAAAGACCACTGCAAAGGCATCACCCAGGTCCCCCGTGACAAAGATGCTGCAGAAGTCCGATTCCACCAAGACGAACAG TACTGTGAGCAAGGCAAACGCAAAGGAGGCCGGCAGGTCCAAGCCCCCAGCAGCAAGCCGCACGGTCCAGGGGTCCCGAGCAGAGCTACGAGGGAGGAACACATCCACCTCACAGGGAGAGAGCCTGG GGGTCAAGCCAGCTTCCACGGGGAATAGCAAGAAGCCTGCATCACCAAGGAAAGAGGAGGGCAGGGAGAGCCCTAAGATGTCAGCTGGAGACCAGCTGATCTCTGAAGTTTCTAAAAAGAAGCTGGCAAAggccacagctgctgctgcagccgaTGCTAAGACTAACGGGAGGTCTAGTAAAACTCACAATCTGGCGGGAGGCAAAGGGTCCCCAAGGCAGAAAGGTGTCAACGAGTCGCCCACACCAAAGGGCTCTCCCAAATCAATGGCACATGAGAAACACCCTCCTGCTGGGCCCAGGAAAGATTTAGCAAAAGCCAAGGAGACTTCAACCCAGAAAGGTGCAGCCAGCAGATGTGTGGGGCCCAACTCTCGCGGGCCCATCACCGAGGAATCACGGAAAGCAGCACTGGAGCAAGGTGAGAGATCACCCTCCATAACCACCTGCCAGAGCTCAGGTAACAGCCAGGGAACACCTCTCCAGACAGATGTGACCAGAGATCAGAGCAAGGTCCTTCCCACAAACCATTCCATGCACATGGATGCAGATACAGCCACAGAAGGGAAGCTTGGGCCGCAGACTCCAGGTTACgttcccacatcctgctgtccAAATGTACCCAAGGACAAAGATGCAGTGATGACTCCAGGCAGCGTAGAGGGATCTGAGACCCCTCTGGAGGACTCCTGGAGTGGCCTACACCATCAGGTCAGTCCTGAGTCAGAGTCTGCCAGTGCTGCCACCACCTCCTCGGATGATATTAAGCCTCGCTCGGAAGACTACGACGCAGGCGGTTCTCAGGATGACGATGGGTCCAATGACAGGGGCGTCTCCAAGTGTGGCACCATGCTGTGCCACGACTTTCTGGGCCGCAGCAGCAGCGACACAAGCACGCCCGAAGAGCTGAAGATGTATGACGCGGGGCTACGAGCCGAGTTGCGACTGCGAGCCCGTGAGGCCGGAGACCCTTTCCATGGCCACTCAACCAGCGAGGAAGAGGTGCCCCGCCACCGGCCACGGTCTTGGCTCCGCCACAATGATGCACCCGTTGAAGAGGAGGCATGCGAGGAGGACACTACCGTCACCGTCAAAAACATTCCAGACCACCAGCTGTTCTCGtctgatgaggaggaggagacagaggACGACCGCTCAGAAATGGAGGTCCCAGAGGAGGCCCCGCTGCCCTCTGCTGATCTCTCCCCTCGGCAATTCCAAGGCATCGTCAACCTGGCCTTTGAGGACATCGGCGAGCAGGAGAACGAACCAGCAGGCTACCAGTCGGCCTCTAACTTCCGCCGCTCCGTGCTGCTTTCTGTCGATGAATGTGAGGAGCTAGGATCTGAGGAAGGAGGGGCACAAACTCCTCCACACCACCCCAACAGCCTCGCCCCGCACTGTGATGTGTTCGATGGCACCAACCTTGACCGGGCCAAGACTGCTCATGGCTCCTCCCACTCCACAGCAAAGCAGGGCCCAGAAAGCACATTGCACAAGGACAATGGTGTGGAGCAGGAGCACAAGCACTCCTTGTTCCTGACAGAAGTGCGGGAGACCCCGCAGGAGGAACGTGATCCCACGGAGCCCAGTGACCTCCGGCCTCAGGAGAGGCCCTGCCATCTTGACCTCCAGTGCAGCGAGCAGTATGCAGACGCTCCTCCACGGCGGATCCCTTCGGCAGGACTCTCGGACGGCAAGAAACAGGACTCACATCCTGACTTGTGCGACCAGCAGTCAGCAGAGAGCATCCTTTCCACCCAAGCCCCGCCTTCCCCAGCAG GGGACTTACATGATTGTGAGAGATTGGATCAAAGCTGCACGTATGACCGCCGCCCATCCAAAGCCCTCTCCCCCATCTACGAGGCGGATGTGGGGGAGGCCTTTGAGCAGAGCTTGGACGCGGACAGGTGCAATGTGGGCCGGCCCCTGGAGCCGCAGgaagaggacgaggaggagaaggagcaggagaaggaggcgGACGACGATAACGAAGATGATGGGAGCAGCCATTTTGCAGAGCGGGACTGGACGCTGCTCCGTCAGCTGCTCTCGGAGCAGGAGTCCAACCTGGGGATCATTAACTGCGTCCCTGAGGACCTGAACCTGGCGCAGTACCTGATCAAGCAGACGTTGGCACTGTCGCGTGACTGCCTGACCCCGCCCCTGGAGCAGGAGACCTTCAAGAGGTGGGCGGAGCTCATTTCCCCTCTGGAGGACTCCGGAACCAGCATCACCGTGACCAGCTTCTCCCCAGAGGATGCCGCCTCACCCCAGGGAGAGTGGACCATCGTGGAGCTGGAAACTCACCACTGA